A single window of Archangium gephyra DNA harbors:
- a CDS encoding LysR family transcriptional regulator encodes MEWDLLRTFEAVARLGSLTAAAKALGVSQSTVSRHLARLEESAGSPLLLREAPPRLTERGSSLLAAVRPMVEAALAARSALEDTLELRGELTLSTIGELVRWKLTPRLPEFYRAFPHLRLRLLANNQISSLAAGEADVALRMFRPERGELVARKVGTTSYAFFAASSLELHSELPWLGLAGSVGGIPEQRYAEQAFATRPPRLLVEDLESLGLAVEAGLGVALLPRGLVARLHGVVEVAPRRIGARISDRLPSRDIWMVVHRSKQHVPRVRALMGWLGSVLSDAPP; translated from the coding sequence ATGGAGTGGGATCTGTTGCGCACGTTCGAGGCGGTCGCGCGCCTGGGGAGCCTGACGGCCGCGGCGAAAGCCCTGGGCGTGAGCCAGTCGACCGTCAGCAGACACCTGGCGCGGCTCGAGGAGAGCGCCGGTTCCCCATTGCTGCTGCGCGAAGCGCCGCCGCGGCTGACGGAGCGTGGGTCCTCGTTGCTGGCGGCGGTGCGGCCCATGGTGGAGGCCGCGCTGGCGGCACGGTCCGCGCTGGAAGACACGCTGGAGCTTCGCGGCGAGCTCACGCTGAGCACCATCGGCGAGCTGGTGCGCTGGAAGCTGACCCCTCGCCTGCCCGAGTTCTACCGGGCCTTTCCCCACCTGCGCCTGCGCCTGCTGGCGAACAACCAGATCAGCAGCCTCGCGGCCGGAGAAGCCGACGTGGCGCTCCGGATGTTCCGCCCCGAGCGTGGCGAGCTCGTCGCGCGGAAGGTGGGCACGACGTCCTATGCCTTCTTCGCGGCTTCCTCCTTGGAGCTGCACTCCGAGCTCCCCTGGCTGGGCCTGGCGGGCTCGGTTGGCGGCATCCCCGAGCAGCGCTACGCCGAGCAGGCCTTCGCCACCCGTCCCCCACGACTGCTCGTCGAGGATCTCGAGTCCCTCGGGCTCGCGGTGGAAGCAGGGCTCGGCGTGGCGCTGCTGCCCCGGGGGCTCGTCGCGAGGCTGCATGGCGTCGTGGAGGTGGCTCCGCGGCGGATTGGAGCCCGGATCAGCGACCGGCTTCCCTCGCGCGATATCTGGATGGTCGTCCACCGCTCGAAGCAGCACGTGCCCAGGGTGCGGGCACTGATGGGGTGGCTCGGAAGCGTCCTGAGCGACGCGCCCCCGTGA
- a CDS encoding MBL fold metallo-hydrolase yields MKIHHLRNATTLLTLGEHRLLIDPMLARPGAFTGFKFFGGGRRPNPLVPLPPDTFSWLEEATGVLVTHPHPDHLDTAGLRWIQKRQLPVWTSRKDAPSLRKRGLTVHELEDGALGMRVERIPVRHGRGLLAWLLGSVSGFYLAHPDEPSVFLTSDAVLTPELLEAVERLQPDVIIAPAGAANFGVGGDILFSVDELVTLVRRAPGRVVLNHLEALDHCPTTRDGLRERMKAEGLLEKVLVPGDGEALFFERPQREVRVRASTA; encoded by the coding sequence ATGAAGATCCACCACCTGCGCAATGCCACCACCCTGCTGACGCTGGGAGAGCACCGTCTGTTGATCGACCCGATGCTCGCCAGGCCCGGGGCGTTTACGGGCTTCAAGTTCTTTGGAGGCGGCCGCCGCCCCAATCCCCTGGTCCCCCTGCCGCCCGACACGTTCTCGTGGCTGGAGGAGGCGACGGGCGTGCTCGTCACCCACCCCCACCCGGATCATCTGGACACGGCGGGCCTCCGATGGATCCAGAAGCGCCAGTTGCCCGTGTGGACGAGCCGGAAGGACGCACCGAGCCTCAGGAAGAGGGGACTCACCGTTCACGAGCTGGAGGACGGTGCGCTCGGGATGAGGGTGGAGCGCATCCCGGTCCGGCACGGCCGCGGGCTGCTCGCGTGGCTGCTGGGTTCCGTCTCGGGCTTCTACCTGGCGCACCCGGACGAGCCGAGCGTGTTCCTCACGTCGGACGCCGTGCTCACGCCGGAGCTCCTGGAGGCCGTGGAGCGCCTCCAGCCCGATGTCATCATCGCCCCGGCGGGCGCGGCCAACTTCGGGGTGGGCGGCGATATCCTGTTCTCCGTCGACGAGCTCGTGACGCTCGTCAGGCGGGCGCCCGGACGGGTGGTGCTCAATCACCTGGAGGCGCTCGACCACTGCCCGACCACGCGCGACGGGCTGCGCGAGCGGATGAAGGCCGAGGGGCTGCTCGAGAAGGTGCTCGTTCCCGGAGACGGCGAGGCGCTGTTCTTCGAGCGGCCACAGCGGGAGGTTAGAGTGCGCGCGTCAACCGCATGA
- a CDS encoding SDR family oxidoreductase, giving the protein MSRLLSGQVALVTGGAAGIGRATALAFAREGLKVVVSDIDVAGGEGTVEQIRSAQGEARFIRCDVTRDAEVRALIEGTVAAYGRLDYAFNNAGIEIEKGKLADGTESEFDAILGVNVKGVWLCMKYQIPQMLAQGGGAIVNTASVAGLGAAPKMSIYSASKHAVLGLTKSAAVEYAKKNVRINAVCPAVIDTDMFRRAAEADPRKAQFAVSVHPMGRIGKVEEVAAAVLYLCSDGAGFTTGLALPVDGGSRAY; this is encoded by the coding sequence ATGAGTCGTTTGCTTTCCGGCCAGGTCGCCCTGGTCACCGGCGGCGCCGCGGGCATCGGCCGCGCCACGGCCCTCGCCTTCGCGCGCGAGGGCTTGAAGGTGGTGGTCTCCGACATCGACGTGGCTGGTGGCGAGGGCACCGTCGAGCAGATCCGCTCGGCCCAGGGCGAGGCCCGTTTCATCCGCTGCGACGTCACCCGCGATGCCGAGGTGCGAGCGCTGATCGAGGGCACGGTGGCGGCCTACGGCCGGCTCGACTACGCCTTCAACAACGCCGGCATCGAAATCGAGAAGGGCAAGCTGGCCGACGGCACCGAGTCCGAGTTCGACGCCATCCTGGGCGTGAACGTGAAGGGTGTCTGGCTGTGCATGAAGTACCAGATTCCCCAGATGCTCGCCCAGGGCGGCGGAGCCATCGTCAACACGGCCTCGGTGGCGGGCCTGGGCGCGGCGCCGAAGATGAGCATCTACTCGGCCTCCAAGCACGCGGTGCTCGGCCTGACGAAGTCGGCGGCGGTCGAGTACGCGAAGAAGAACGTGCGCATCAACGCGGTGTGCCCGGCGGTGATCGACACGGACATGTTCCGCCGTGCCGCCGAGGCCGATCCGCGCAAGGCCCAGTTCGCCGTCTCCGTGCATCCGATGGGCCGCATCGGCAAGGTGGAGGAGGTGGCCGCGGCGGTGCTCTATCTCTGCAGCGATGGCGCCGGCTTCACCACCGGCCTCGCGCTGCCGGTGGATGGCGGCTCCCGGGCGTACTGA
- a CDS encoding M20/M25/M40 family metallo-hydrolase, with product MNTLSLREDRFLEVLRRLIALTPRLQNNPGAGLVPEERLAAQVVLETLAPHIQSGFIQAESLAAPGKESRPSLVLTVKGTSEGALGFVGAHFDVVPADEKGEGWERNPFALWEGPGGVLYGRGVTDCLGHVAVLTDLLAQLAERGVRPRRTLKVVLISNEESSDLPGLGLGYVAEQGRLKDLAGQPVYWLDSANFGPTLGTGGISLWELKVSGVGGHSGMPQNCVNALELAMAASLELARWFHARCPSTEDEKKYGFMSSSSLKATVVEGSNTKETKIPADVTVRGDLRLTPFYDLKAVREELTAFMRELDARLERDEVIPGFPRTRTAAGKRGSLEFRFQGGGMEGIACRLDSPGLQALNEAMQAVRGVAPTPFSLTGSLPLVRDLQRQGCDVQITGFGEMAYYHAPNEQARLEDFRQGFSILRELLVRL from the coding sequence ATGAACACGCTCTCGCTCCGTGAAGACCGCTTCCTGGAAGTGCTCCGGCGTCTCATCGCCCTGACTCCGAGGCTGCAGAACAACCCGGGCGCGGGGCTGGTGCCCGAGGAGCGGCTCGCAGCGCAGGTCGTGCTGGAGACGCTGGCGCCGCATATCCAGAGCGGCTTCATCCAGGCCGAGTCGCTGGCGGCTCCGGGCAAGGAGTCACGGCCAAGTCTGGTGCTCACCGTGAAGGGCACGAGCGAGGGCGCACTCGGCTTCGTGGGCGCGCACTTCGACGTCGTCCCCGCGGACGAGAAGGGCGAGGGCTGGGAGCGCAATCCCTTCGCGCTGTGGGAGGGTCCCGGTGGCGTCCTCTACGGGCGTGGCGTCACCGACTGCCTGGGCCACGTGGCGGTGCTGACGGACCTGCTGGCGCAGCTCGCCGAGCGCGGCGTGCGCCCGCGCCGGACCCTCAAGGTGGTGCTCATCTCCAACGAGGAGTCCTCGGACCTGCCGGGCCTGGGCCTGGGCTACGTGGCCGAGCAGGGGCGGTTGAAGGACCTGGCGGGCCAGCCGGTGTATTGGCTGGACAGCGCCAACTTCGGCCCCACGCTGGGCACGGGCGGCATCTCGCTGTGGGAGCTGAAGGTGTCGGGAGTGGGTGGGCACTCGGGGATGCCACAGAACTGCGTCAACGCGCTGGAGCTCGCCATGGCCGCGTCGCTGGAGTTGGCCCGCTGGTTCCACGCGCGCTGCCCCTCCACCGAGGACGAGAAGAAATACGGCTTCATGTCCTCGTCCAGCCTCAAGGCCACCGTGGTGGAGGGCTCCAATACCAAGGAGACGAAGATTCCCGCCGACGTCACCGTGCGTGGGGACCTCCGCCTCACGCCCTTCTACGACCTGAAGGCCGTGCGCGAGGAGCTGACCGCCTTCATGCGCGAGCTGGATGCCCGCCTCGAACGCGACGAGGTCATCCCCGGCTTCCCGCGCACCCGCACGGCGGCGGGCAAGCGTGGCTCGCTCGAGTTCCGCTTCCAGGGCGGTGGCATGGAAGGCATTGCCTGCCGGCTGGACTCGCCGGGCCTCCAGGCGTTGAACGAGGCGATGCAGGCGGTGCGCGGCGTGGCGCCCACGCCCTTCTCCCTCACCGGCTCGCTGCCGCTGGTGAGGGATCTGCAACGCCAGGGTTGTGACGTGCAGATCACCGGCTTCGGGGAGATGGCGTACTACCACGCGCCCAACGAGCAGGCCCGGCTGGAGGACTTCCGGCAGGGCTTCTCCATCCTCCGCGAGCTGCTCGTGCGGCTGTGA
- a CDS encoding PD40 domain-containing protein gives MLTLRGRCLLLLAVLRVGSAWAQDDENDGGLRTLSRLTVGMGDQFLGQLAPDGNTLIFVSNRNIATEIYLQDVEQGRERRLFDEGADVTWPRISPDGKHLLYISFRNQASGQLCVRKLPGGEGRRCLEEETSALQAEWMDASHIALVSRATIQGDLRLSRVAVARELSASPLLERNLTSPTLSPDGRWLVYVPVERSVQQVGPGFAARASSHLEALRLDRPGAAPIPLELNLPGQTGQPVFALDGRSLYVVQFFTDSNVDGVIDASDKGVLFRVPFAAEREDAPQLAAASSPDQLTSASWSCEYPAPAAATLIATCSRDQSLDVYQLPLDGQVLSTWDVPRLNEELKMAGRRADLLLLYRQRLLREDRPKLRRLLMMRLSQMHLAFEDFDAAEFYAAHMRSVDDPATAGLAEPLRLLIGHRRAMKEREHGRLVGEPADAERQRMAALDPSAAPSPPSAVFQHVVRSELAQAAGDFTLARQELEAAQVTDTTPRAVLEAWYEQADALYRELDDREALVDAGRRLSTNKVFKDDDQLDFARAAVRALYRGRPYDEADAAMAQALASAPAGSAYAFALELGRHVNALHEERPPRPVRDALIAFYRQQTDPLRRRALVQDAVERAAGLGADGVLEALATVYVDDAPPGTEERRRAERLFRRAMMGRAYRRLGRQRLDEARADFDLVTQRTGFLESAVEAMSLRLRAGVSPEVVEKEVTTSSTKMARPLAHFVKAYLTARQLPKLEDDRAHAQAVESAVKELRSSWQELKNQRAVHALSGAIHHEDFLRGHAPAAAERANRHYLIALDLVRNNVRYRAMLLGALGLLHTQVGNFHIALGYLEQRDKLPYVDNAAGLAVSLARARALLHVGREAEAAQAADKALAMVDATPKLARFVTLALDRAALYNLAAGQFERALALYDRELPTVEAGPSDAEGLRNRLVVRLARCAAELGAGQPQRALEDLDRVDRDLDNPAVQATLKQAHATPQHVQRSYRIIAAGLRANAETRLGNLDAAAHALEQRRALFLERFADSDRDEDIRAVTLAEMRLAENAVDRRDTARAARWLGEALEHADTLIDRTHAPVDAGQLDVLWFAAQLHSDGNTRVPFDVPKRLGQAQRSLIDQRDPSWRAYLAWFEIYLALNANPPAAEVRDALLLPAQPEQGDFSRGLGSNPRP, from the coding sequence GTGCTGACGCTCCGTGGCCGGTGCTTGCTGCTCCTGGCCGTGCTCAGGGTGGGCAGCGCCTGGGCGCAGGACGATGAGAACGACGGCGGCTTGCGCACGCTCTCACGGCTCACCGTGGGCATGGGAGATCAATTCCTGGGGCAGTTGGCGCCCGATGGGAACACGTTGATCTTCGTGTCCAACCGCAACATCGCGACGGAGATCTACCTCCAGGATGTGGAACAGGGCCGCGAGCGCCGCCTCTTCGACGAAGGCGCGGACGTGACCTGGCCGCGGATCAGTCCCGATGGCAAACACCTGCTCTACATCTCGTTCCGGAACCAGGCCAGCGGCCAGCTGTGTGTGCGGAAGCTGCCGGGTGGAGAAGGCCGCCGCTGCCTCGAGGAAGAGACCAGCGCGCTGCAGGCGGAGTGGATGGATGCCTCGCATATCGCGCTGGTGAGCCGGGCCACCATCCAGGGAGATCTGCGATTGTCGCGGGTCGCGGTGGCGCGCGAGTTGAGCGCGAGTCCCCTGCTCGAGCGCAACCTGACCAGTCCCACCCTCTCACCCGATGGGCGCTGGCTGGTGTACGTCCCGGTCGAACGCTCCGTGCAGCAGGTGGGCCCCGGCTTCGCCGCGCGCGCCTCGTCCCATCTGGAGGCACTCCGGCTGGATCGCCCCGGTGCGGCCCCCATCCCGCTGGAGCTCAATCTGCCGGGACAGACCGGGCAGCCGGTGTTCGCGCTCGATGGGCGTTCCCTGTACGTGGTGCAGTTCTTCACCGACTCCAATGTGGACGGGGTGATCGACGCCAGCGACAAGGGTGTGCTGTTCCGGGTGCCTTTCGCCGCGGAGCGCGAGGACGCCCCCCAGTTGGCCGCCGCCTCCAGTCCGGACCAGCTCACCAGTGCGTCCTGGAGCTGCGAGTACCCGGCGCCCGCGGCCGCGACACTCATCGCGACCTGTTCGCGCGATCAATCGCTGGATGTGTATCAGTTGCCGCTGGATGGCCAGGTTCTCAGCACCTGGGACGTTCCTCGTCTCAACGAGGAATTGAAGATGGCCGGCCGACGCGCGGATCTCCTCCTGCTCTACCGCCAACGTCTGCTGCGCGAAGACCGGCCCAAACTGCGCCGGCTGCTGATGATGCGCCTGAGCCAGATGCACCTGGCGTTCGAGGACTTCGATGCGGCGGAGTTCTACGCCGCCCACATGCGTTCGGTGGACGATCCCGCCACCGCGGGACTGGCGGAGCCCCTGCGGCTCCTCATCGGCCATCGGCGCGCCATGAAGGAGCGCGAACACGGCCGCCTGGTGGGCGAGCCAGCTGACGCCGAACGGCAACGCATGGCCGCGTTGGATCCCTCGGCCGCGCCGAGTCCTCCTTCCGCCGTCTTTCAACACGTGGTGCGCAGTGAGCTGGCGCAGGCCGCCGGAGACTTCACGCTGGCGCGGCAGGAGCTGGAGGCCGCCCAGGTGACCGACACCACACCGCGTGCGGTGCTGGAAGCCTGGTACGAACAAGCGGACGCGCTGTACCGCGAGCTCGACGATCGCGAGGCCCTGGTCGACGCCGGCCGCCGGCTCTCCACGAACAAGGTGTTCAAGGACGACGACCAGCTCGACTTCGCTCGCGCCGCCGTCCGCGCCCTGTACCGGGGACGCCCCTACGACGAGGCGGATGCCGCCATGGCCCAGGCACTCGCCTCGGCGCCCGCCGGCTCGGCCTATGCGTTCGCCCTGGAGCTGGGCCGGCACGTCAACGCGTTGCACGAAGAGCGGCCTCCCCGCCCCGTCCGGGACGCGTTGATCGCCTTCTACCGTCAGCAGACGGATCCCCTTCGCCGGCGAGCCCTGGTGCAAGACGCCGTCGAGCGCGCGGCGGGCCTCGGTGCCGACGGCGTGCTGGAGGCCTTGGCGACGGTCTACGTCGACGACGCCCCGCCCGGCACCGAGGAGCGCCGCCGGGCCGAACGGTTGTTCCGCCGCGCGATGATGGGCCGCGCCTACCGCCGGTTGGGGAGGCAGCGCCTGGACGAAGCCCGTGCCGACTTCGACCTCGTGACGCAACGGACGGGCTTCCTGGAGAGTGCTGTCGAAGCCATGAGCCTGCGGTTGCGTGCCGGCGTCAGCCCCGAGGTGGTGGAGAAGGAAGTCACCACCAGCTCCACGAAGATGGCCAGGCCGCTCGCGCACTTCGTGAAGGCCTACCTCACGGCGCGCCAGCTGCCCAAGCTGGAGGACGACCGTGCCCACGCCCAGGCGGTGGAGTCGGCCGTGAAGGAGCTGCGCTCCTCGTGGCAGGAGCTCAAGAACCAGCGCGCGGTGCATGCCCTCTCGGGAGCCATTCATCACGAGGACTTCCTGCGCGGCCACGCGCCCGCCGCCGCGGAGCGCGCCAACCGGCACTACTTGATTGCCCTGGACCTGGTGCGCAACAACGTCCGCTACCGGGCGATGCTCCTCGGCGCGTTGGGGCTGTTGCACACGCAGGTGGGCAACTTCCACATCGCCCTGGGCTACCTCGAGCAACGGGACAAGTTGCCCTACGTGGACAACGCGGCGGGGCTGGCGGTGTCCCTCGCACGTGCCCGGGCGCTCCTGCACGTCGGCCGCGAGGCAGAGGCAGCGCAGGCGGCGGACAAGGCCCTGGCCATGGTGGACGCCACCCCGAAGCTGGCCCGGTTCGTCACCCTGGCACTGGATCGCGCGGCGCTCTACAACCTCGCCGCGGGCCAGTTCGAGCGGGCGTTGGCGCTCTACGACCGCGAGCTGCCCACCGTGGAAGCGGGCCCCAGCGACGCGGAGGGGCTGCGCAACCGGCTGGTGGTGCGGCTGGCCCGCTGCGCGGCGGAGTTGGGGGCGGGTCAGCCCCAGCGGGCCTTGGAGGACCTGGACAGAGTGGATCGCGACCTGGACAACCCAGCCGTGCAAGCCACGCTGAAACAGGCACACGCCACGCCCCAGCACGTTCAGCGCTCCTATCGCATCATCGCCGCGGGGCTGCGCGCCAATGCGGAGACCCGGCTCGGGAACCTGGACGCCGCCGCCCACGCACTCGAGCAGCGGCGCGCGCTGTTCCTGGAAAGGTTCGCCGATTCGGATCGCGATGAGGACATCCGCGCGGTGACGCTGGCGGAGATGCGGCTGGCCGAGAACGCCGTGGATCGCCGGGACACGGCGCGGGCGGCCCGCTGGTTGGGCGAGGCGCTCGAGCATGCCGACACCCTGATCGATCGCACCCACGCACCGGTCGATGCCGGCCAGCTGGACGTGCTCTGGTTCGCGGCGCAATTGCACTCGGATGGGAACACGCGGGTGCCTTTCGACGTGCCCAAGCGTCTGGGCCAGGCGCAACGCTCCCTCATCGACCAGCGGGATCCTTCCTGGCGCGCCTACCTGGCGTGGTTCGAGATCTATCTGGCGCTCAACGCGAACCCGCCGGCAGCGGAAGTCCGGGACGCACTGCTGCTGCCCGCCCAGCCCGAACAGGGTGACTTCTCCAGAGGGCTGGGGTCCAATCCGCGCCCATGA
- a CDS encoding DUF1318 domain-containing protein: MKSRGLLLLAALALPGCIRAPEIVMVDRATALEEQASGSFKDVERRLARAGMSPTPVPLTPNQLEDLGIQPTPLIENLGRTQADRVDELLRRHCVGEGRDGLLVDTRRQCQAGRMSADDAALVERVNRARVHLWQWMRTVRPDVPEESVRRSWQQVHAKGVICGGWVEADDGTWGEKKC; this comes from the coding sequence ATGAAAAGCCGCGGGTTGCTGCTGCTCGCCGCCCTCGCCCTTCCCGGGTGCATCCGCGCCCCTGAGATCGTCATGGTCGATCGTGCGACGGCGCTCGAGGAACAGGCCTCAGGCTCGTTCAAGGACGTGGAACGGCGTCTCGCTCGCGCGGGCATGAGCCCGACGCCGGTGCCTCTCACGCCCAACCAACTGGAGGATCTGGGCATCCAGCCCACGCCGTTGATCGAGAACCTCGGCAGGACGCAGGCGGACCGCGTCGACGAGCTGCTGCGGCGCCACTGCGTGGGCGAAGGGCGGGACGGGCTGCTGGTGGACACCCGGCGCCAGTGCCAGGCCGGACGCATGTCAGCCGATGACGCCGCCCTGGTGGAGCGGGTGAACCGGGCCCGGGTGCACCTGTGGCAGTGGATGCGGACGGTCCGCCCCGACGTGCCCGAGGAGTCGGTGCGCCGGAGCTGGCAACAGGTGCACGCGAAGGGAGTCATCTGCGGCGGCTGGGTGGAAGCCGATGACGGCACCTGGGGAGAAAAGAAGTGCTGA
- a CDS encoding SEL1-like repeat protein — protein MPGSSGLAGLRAVLCVVWVGAWGCATGNHAAASPSTLSTACEQGTAHSCFLLGLRYEDGTGVAKDERRAAALYEQACTGGVAEGCYNLGLLYMNGWGVAKEQRRATELFEQACTGGVARGCHNLGVRYEQGREVPRDERRAAALYEQACTGGVVEGCFSLGVLHNDGRGVTKDERRAATLFEQSCSGGDANGCSNLGVLHAEGRGVAKDERRAAELYERACTGGQAMACFNLGALYRDGLGVAKDERRAAALYEQACTGGDAGGCHSLGWRYAEGRGVEKDEHRAAALYEQACAGGEARGCSDLGLLYLRGRGVEKDERRAVTLVEQACSLGLAQACFNLGMFYLEGLGVAKDERRAAALLEQACTGGDGKACANLGVLYLRGLGVEKDESRAAAFYTQACDSEEAQACANLGMLYKAGVGVPKDERRAAALLDKACRAGNSKACAR, from the coding sequence ATGCCGGGATCGAGCGGGCTCGCAGGTCTGAGGGCGGTGCTGTGTGTTGTGTGGGTGGGGGCGTGGGGCTGTGCCACGGGCAACCACGCGGCCGCATCCCCCAGCACACTCTCAACAGCCTGCGAGCAGGGGACTGCCCACAGTTGTTTCCTTCTCGGCTTGCGCTACGAGGACGGCACCGGAGTGGCGAAGGACGAGCGCCGGGCCGCCGCATTGTATGAGCAGGCCTGCACCGGTGGCGTGGCGGAGGGGTGCTACAACCTCGGCTTGCTCTACATGAATGGCTGGGGAGTGGCGAAGGAGCAACGCCGCGCCACCGAGCTGTTCGAGCAGGCCTGCACCGGTGGCGTGGCACGGGGATGCCACAACCTCGGCGTGCGCTACGAGCAGGGCCGCGAAGTGCCCAGGGACGAGCGCCGGGCCGCCGCATTGTATGAGCAGGCCTGCACCGGTGGCGTGGTGGAGGGGTGCTTCAGCCTCGGCGTGCTCCACAACGATGGGCGCGGAGTGACGAAGGACGAGCGCCGCGCCGCCACGCTGTTCGAGCAGTCCTGCAGCGGCGGAGATGCCAATGGATGCTCCAACCTCGGCGTGCTCCACGCCGAGGGCCGCGGAGTGGCGAAGGACGAGCGCCGCGCCGCCGAACTGTATGAGCGGGCCTGCACCGGTGGACAGGCGATGGCGTGCTTCAACCTCGGCGCGCTCTACCGGGATGGGCTCGGAGTGGCGAAGGACGAGCGCCGGGCCGCCGCGCTGTATGAGCAGGCCTGCACGGGAGGAGATGCCGGGGGGTGCCACAGCCTGGGCTGGCGCTATGCGGAGGGCCGGGGCGTGGAGAAGGACGAGCACCGCGCCGCCGCGCTGTATGAGCAGGCCTGCGCGGGAGGAGAGGCCAGGGGGTGCTCCGACCTCGGCTTGCTCTACCTGCGAGGCCGGGGCGTGGAGAAGGACGAGCGCCGCGCCGTCACGCTGGTGGAGCAGGCCTGCTCCCTGGGACTGGCACAGGCGTGCTTCAACCTCGGCATGTTCTATCTTGAGGGTCTGGGGGTAGCGAAGGACGAGCGCCGCGCGGCCGCGCTGTTAGAGCAGGCCTGTACTGGCGGGGATGGCAAGGCGTGCGCCAACCTCGGCGTGCTCTACCTGCGAGGCCTGGGCGTGGAAAAGGATGAGAGCCGCGCCGCTGCGTTCTATACGCAGGCCTGCGACAGTGAAGAGGCCCAGGCGTGTGCGAACCTCGGCATGCTCTACAAGGCGGGCGTGGGAGTTCCCAAGGACGAGCGCCGCGCCGCCGCCCTCCTGGACAAGGCTTGCCGAGCCGGTAACTCCAAGGCCTGCGCTCGCTGA
- a CDS encoding alpha/beta fold hydrolase: MERALRRAGFTERTFDTGEVKLNYAEGPASGPPLLLIPGQSMPWQSYQRVLPELSRRFRVFAVDVRGHGRSGWTPGRYTFQNMGRDFAALLRDVIRAPAIVSGNSSGGVIAVWLAAYAPDLVRGIIPEDPPLFSCEWPRLRDDTWVYKFFEVCVETLARPEGKDLAGFFSRLEIPVQGDGRLMKFPRPLAVLVGALIRGYRLLRPTGPVELPFLPLQVRLFVKGLSEYDPEFTRAFLDGSPGEGFSHEEALKRVKCPLLLLQAHSFRHPTLGLVGAMDDADVRRVLSLVPHAEHVLLSAAHQIHVDQPKRFIAEVVRFASALESADRRREPPAA; encoded by the coding sequence ATGGAGCGAGCCCTCCGGAGAGCCGGGTTCACCGAGCGCACGTTCGACACCGGAGAGGTGAAGCTCAACTACGCCGAGGGCCCTGCCTCGGGCCCTCCGTTGCTGCTCATCCCCGGCCAGTCGATGCCCTGGCAGAGCTACCAGCGCGTGTTACCGGAACTGTCCCGCCGCTTCCGCGTCTTCGCCGTGGACGTGCGGGGCCATGGCCGTTCCGGGTGGACGCCGGGCCGGTACACCTTCCAGAACATGGGCCGGGATTTCGCCGCGCTGCTGCGAGACGTCATCCGTGCGCCCGCGATCGTTTCGGGCAACTCGTCCGGTGGCGTCATCGCGGTGTGGCTCGCGGCGTACGCACCGGATCTGGTGCGCGGCATCATCCCCGAGGACCCTCCGCTCTTCAGTTGCGAGTGGCCGCGCCTGCGCGACGACACGTGGGTCTACAAGTTCTTCGAGGTCTGCGTGGAGACGCTCGCGCGCCCGGAAGGAAAGGACCTCGCGGGCTTCTTCTCGCGTCTGGAGATTCCCGTCCAGGGCGACGGCCGCCTCATGAAGTTCCCGAGGCCCCTGGCCGTGCTCGTGGGGGCGCTCATCCGCGGGTATCGCCTGCTGCGCCCCACGGGGCCGGTGGAGCTGCCTTTCCTGCCGCTGCAGGTCCGGCTCTTCGTGAAGGGACTCTCGGAGTATGACCCGGAGTTCACCCGCGCCTTCCTGGATGGCAGTCCCGGCGAGGGCTTCAGCCATGAGGAGGCACTGAAGCGGGTGAAGTGCCCCCTGCTGCTGCTCCAGGCCCACTCCTTCCGGCATCCCACGCTGGGGCTCGTCGGAGCCATGGACGACGCGGACGTGCGGCGCGTGCTCTCGCTCGTGCCCCATGCCGAGCACGTGTTGCTCTCGGCGGCCCACCAGATTCATGTGGATCAGCCGAAGCGGTTCATCGCCGAGGTCGTCCGTTTCGCGTCGGCGCTCGAGAGCGCGGACCGGCGGCGCGAGCCCCCGGCTGCCTGA
- a CDS encoding zinc-dependent metalloprotease has translation MFKRAAVLVVSCGAVLAGCGADPRAENQEIISNLVEAGFQAGDIMVVEDDVYVGRDAHVTLQASREMLQPGEGSAEQYRTTNLVSTSLVTKICVNPTSTFNSFSRLSQGLDLALQNYNELGLCFTMARGPATGCSATITMQTVSGTGGSSGYPSGGKPYGTVNIGTGLVNYPVDVAEHVITHELGHALGLRHSDYYNQVISCGSGTNEGTAGVGAILIPGTPSTSTVGQSLMNACFRTTETGELTSTDIIALRYLYGC, from the coding sequence ATGTTCAAGAGAGCGGCAGTCCTCGTGGTGAGCTGTGGCGCGGTGCTGGCTGGCTGCGGTGCCGACCCGCGGGCCGAGAACCAGGAGATCATCTCCAACCTGGTCGAGGCCGGGTTTCAGGCCGGCGACATCATGGTCGTCGAGGATGATGTGTACGTGGGGCGCGACGCTCACGTGACGCTCCAGGCGTCCCGCGAGATGCTCCAGCCCGGCGAGGGGAGCGCGGAGCAATACAGGACGACCAATCTCGTCAGCACCTCCCTCGTGACGAAGATCTGCGTCAACCCCACCTCCACGTTCAACAGCTTCAGCCGGCTCAGCCAGGGGCTCGATCTGGCGCTCCAGAACTACAATGAATTGGGGCTCTGCTTCACCATGGCGCGGGGACCGGCCACCGGCTGCAGCGCGACCATCACCATGCAGACCGTCTCCGGCACCGGTGGCTCCTCGGGATACCCCTCGGGTGGCAAGCCCTACGGTACCGTCAATATCGGCACCGGGCTGGTGAACTACCCCGTTGACGTGGCCGAGCACGTCATCACCCACGAGCTGGGCCACGCGCTCGGTCTCCGCCACTCGGACTACTACAACCAGGTCATCAGCTGCGGCAGCGGCACCAACGAAGGCACCGCCGGTGTGGGGGCCATCCTCATCCCTGGCACGCCGAGCACGTCCACGGTGGGCCAGTCGCTCATGAACGCCTGCTTCCGCACGACCGAGACCGGCGAGCTCACCAGCACCGATATCATTGCGTTGAGATACCTCTACGGTTGCTGA